The following coding sequences are from one Dermacentor silvarum isolate Dsil-2018 chromosome 4, BIME_Dsil_1.4, whole genome shotgun sequence window:
- the LOC119450409 gene encoding short-chain dehydrogenase/reductase family 16C member 6, which yields MINTRNGRPNHDFGSGDCSNNSSNRTSGMILLLFNWLLFCVELGRLFVRLALASAETLYRALVPKPRKDVSSSVVVVTGAARGLGREIARSFANLGAKVVLLDIDQARNNELAKTIRASGGKGFSFTCDVTDEDQVKNIAQKIGRLIGDVDILVNNAGIAQAMPILNMNPSQVRRTMEVNTLSHFWMIQEFLPKMLERKKGHIVAVSSLAGLVGAANYTEYCASKFAVMGLMLSLERELSQTEAGRTIRLTTICPAVLSRGFSHMGLPYLSAWFPRIFPPVDANQAAREVVSRVLRDEELIVVPASFNLILKLSVLLPHSVGKIVQEYLDYMVNPMTEGGTVL from the exons ATGATAAACACGCGCAACGGGCGACCAAACCACGACTTCGGAAGTGGCGActgcagcaacaacagcagcaaccgCACTAGCGGCATGATACTGTTGCTCTTCAACTGGCTGCTCTTCTGCGTCGAGCTCGGACGGTTGTTTGTCCGACTCGCGCTGGCGTCGGCTGAGACTCTGTACCGCGCCCTCGTGCCCAAGCCACGGAAGGACGTGTCAAGCAGTGTAGTCGTCGTAACGGGAGCCGCGCGAGGTCTGGGGCGCGAGATCGCCCGCAGCTTCGCCAACCTCGGCGCCAAAGTCGTGCTGCTCGACATCGATCAG GCACGCAACAATGAGCTGGCCAAGACAATCCGTGCATCGGGCGGAAAGGGCTTCTCTTTCACATGTGATGTCACAGACGAGGACCAAGTTAAGAACATCGCTCAAAAGATTGGACGTCTCATCGGAGATGTGGACATTCTGGTGAACAATGCAGGCATTGCTCAGGCCATGCCCATCCTCAACATGAACCCAAGCCAGGTTCGACGTACCATGGAGGTCAACACTCTGTCCCACTTCTGG ATGATCCAGGAGTTTCTTCCCAAGATGCTCGAGCGCAAAAAGGGCCACATCGTGGCAGTCTCGTCTCTCGCTGGGCTGGTGGGAGCAGCCAATTACACTGAATACTG CGCATCGAAATTTGCGGTGATGGGCTTGATGCTGTCGCTGGAGCGGGAGCTGTCACAGACGGAGGCGGGGCGTACCATCCGCCTGACCACCATCTGCCCTGCTGTGCTGTCCCGCGGGTTCTCCCACATGGGGCTGCCGTACCTGAGTGCATG GTTCCCCAGGATCTTTCCCCCAGTGGATGCCAATCAGGCGGCACGTGAGGTGGTGAGCCGGGTGCTCCGGGATGAGGAGCTGATCGTGGTGCCAGCCAGCTTCAACCTCATCCTCAAGCTTTCTGT GTTGCTTCCCCACAGTGTGGGCAAGATAGTGCAGGAATACCTCGACTATATGGTGAACCCCATGACCGAGGGCGGTACAGTCCTCTGA